Below is a genomic region from Henckelia pumila isolate YLH828 chromosome 3, ASM3356847v2, whole genome shotgun sequence.
CTTGCACtatcacaatatatatatatatatttccaaATTCCAACTTAATTTGTTTCCAACTGTAGATCGCTCCCTATTTTAGACATAGTTTGGTAATATaataagataaataaaggatatATAATATAACTATAAATTTAAGATAAGTAAAATGATAGGAtactatattaaatatttggTATAATTTTAATAAGAGTGATCAAATTTATATATTGGATTGTATCGACGAAATTAATCTTatgataataaattttatttttcattactTCTCAAGATCTTGCACATGCATAAATGtcataattaaatttgaatttttgtagTATTGTTTTGCTCGTATTAAATTTATCACATAAAATTAAAGAGATACATAGTCTacttgtaaaaatatttatcatGAGTTCAATGACTTATCATgtactttttaaaaatatatcaaacatgagataaaaaagataatttattaatcacttatttatcaagtGTACCAAAAATAAATAGGTTGAACTAAACTCTACTGTTAGTTCTTCTATTCCTCAAGTTGTAATTTGGGATGATGTATCTGATTTTACTTCTTGGTTATAAGGATGTGTTCGTCCGGAATAATGAAAGTTTTtccctaaaaaatatataaaaaattcccCCAAAATTTGAAGAcaaataaaatatgtataataaaaGTTAACGGCTATATGTTAAacttaaaattacaaaattattgtAACTAAGTGGTGTTTCTATaataattttgtattttaaGACAATTGTATAGTGGTACTGTGGttagaggtgtcaaaacgggCTGGCGGGGTGGGCCGCCCACAACCCATCGCAACCCACCATTATGGGAGCCGGGATGGGTCGGCCTACCTTTAAGGCGGGTTGAAAAAACCCCAatccaacccacctattttaaaTGGTGGGCGGGCCAATCCGACGAGCTTACGTGTAATTTGACGGGTTttggcgggccaacccgcaacccaccacaaCCCACCATTAGACAGGGCTGTGCGGGCCAGCCCACCTTTAAGGCGGGTTGGGAAAttgtcaacccaacccacctattttgtaTAGCGGGACTGACCAACCTGACGGACCTAGCCCATTTTAACACCACTAACTGTggtagatttaatttattgtaaGTATCGTTTAACtttattgtaaatatcgttTGATTCGAGTgattagataaataatataatataataaaaaataaataaaaaacgataattaatataatatttgatttgatcgaTATATTTTAGTCATTAtagattatttgatttgatttgattgattaaattttatataaaaataataaattattatttcatctttttaacaataaataaaatacaaataattttatttataaaaactaataaaataaataattaatattttaattaatataaaataaataattaatattttaattaatataaaattaataattaataaataaataaataatacgaCCTAAGAGATAGTAATGTTCAAACAATGTAATATATAGTATAACTCAAATTTTAACTAATTAGCGTGTGAAAAAACAGAAGCTTACATCTCTTTCGACTCAGACTTTGCTGTTCCGCCTTTCTCTCGAATCTCAATGCATTCATATCGAggagaaaatttttattttgcgggacaaatatatacatatatacatacaagTATATAGATTGATGTGGTGTAACTGAAATCTCGTTTTTGTATCTGTATATAATGTTACGTACGTTTCTGTTTCAGCGAGGTGGAGTTTGGATTTTGCTATTTATGGCAGAAAGATTCCGATAAAAAGCTGTGTATTTTAGGGTTTCTGCAACAGCAGAAGGGGGCCCATGTAAATTATGTTTAGATTCTGATGGGTCGGCTTCTTCAGTATCAAGGTCGGTGAAGATTCGATCAACTTCTGCTGTCCTCTTTTCGTATTTTACTATTTGAACAATCAATGGGTTTTCCCCCTGAGAAACGTGCAGAAATTGTTGCTTTATTAGTAAAACGAGCTGGCTTTTTGTAGTATTTTGATTTCTCACTTTCTTTTTGTACAAATCTGCGAGCTTGATATTTAACTCTCCTGTTGGATGTGTTGCTTTTGACGGGGTTTGTGTTCGAGTGGTTGAAGCTCAACTCTTCTGTGTTAAGATTGGATCTTGTGTAGAAAAATGGGTTGGGTTCTTTTAAATTTGCGATTCTATTGCTAATTTCTGGGTACACTCAATTGGAAAATTTTTGGAGTCAGCATCAAATGTATCAGAACGATGGTTTAGTAAATTATCCACCTTCATTTATGCCTTCGTCTTCTTCTTCGCTTGGTGTTGGTAGTAGCTCTCAAAGAGAATCGACCCCTGCTCCATCTTCATCAGCCTCTAAAATTAGCCCTGCTGTTCTTTTCATTATAGTAATTTTGTCCCTTCTGTTTTTTATAGCTGGCATTCTTCATTTACTTGTGAGATTTCTTACCAAAAATCGGTCGTCCTTGCCTACTGGTAGAAATTTAGAGGCTTCCACCTCGGATGCCCTTCAGAGACAGCTTCAACAGCTCTTTAATTTACATGAATCTGGTCTAGATCAAGCTTTCATCGATGCTTTGCCCGTGTTTTCATATAAGGAGATTGTGGGTCAGAAAGAGCCCCTTGATTGCGCAGTTTGCTTGTGCGAATTCTCGGAGACGGACCACCTAAGACTACTTCCAGTGTGTAGTCATGCCTTTCATATCAGTTGCATTGATACTTGGCTATTGTCAAATTCAACATGTCCCTTATGTAGGGGGATCCTTTTTGATCCCGATTTCACCATTGAAAACCCCATTTTTGATTTCAATGATTTTAGTGGAGAGGATGGATTCTCTGGTTATGGGGAACATAGATCAAATACTGCTTTTAAGAGGTTGGAAATCGAGGAAGTTGCACAAGGAAAGGGGGTATTTCCGGTTAGGCTCGGAAAATTCAGAAAATTAGATGATGAGACAGGGGACCTGGGAGATGAAACGAGCAGTAGTAAACTAGATGGTAGAAGGTGTTTTTCGATGGGTTCATATCAGTATGTGGTTGGTGATGTTAACCTTAGCGTGTCTTTGGGCGAAGACCGAAGTTTCCAGGAGCCAAAGGCTGTTAAAAGGAGGGAGGAGACAAGTGGTTGTTTGGATGATGAGAGTATGGAAGGGAAGGCTATAAGAATTGGTACAAAGACTGATAGCTATTCGATTTCCAAGATCTGGTTATGGTCAAAGAAGGGGAAATTCGCCAGTTCATCGGATTTCCGACAGGACAATTCACATTCGCCTAACATGAACTTGCCATGGATGCATAGAACCGAAGGTGTTTGATTGATGTTTGACTCATTTATTTGCCTTCTTGATGGATCATGGATCGGTGAACTGCTGTCTGGCTTCCGTTTGCTTAAAGAATCAGCGCTTCCTGGTCGGAACAAACAAAGAAACTAGGTAATAAGATGTAGGTCATGTAACTAGTTGGATCTTTATTGAACGCGAATTCCAACCCTTATGTATTTAAAGTGTTTCTTTTAGTGCATTAACCTCAAACCAATCGCTTCAAAATggttttttgtttaattttcgTATTTGGGTAGACCTACTGCCTTCTCTTGTCTTGAAATCTTGAACGCGCGTTGCATGAGTGGATTAGTGCATTTGGGTTATCCAATTTCCTTGTACGCGAGAAATATAATCTCGTGTCTTTTGGGATATCATTACATTTGGTTAACTACATAAATATGCATATCTTTTATGAGAATTTTTTTTAGCAATGATGTAACATTTCCTAATAAATGGTGGATTGACATGggtaaaaattacatatttAAAAAACTATCACACTAATAAAAACTTAACATCCAACTATCAATTGGTAATGAAGAAGTGGCCATGAAATGTGCATAATGTTTTTTTTCCATCTTTATCTAAGAGTAGagttagattttattttattttttttaaaaaaaataccgcCGGAAGCGGAGGATTAGGAAGAGGAGAGTTAGAATTGAGTGTGTAACGTGTGTCTCCCTCTCtcttatttttctttaatttttatgtAATATATTTTCATCCACTTTCGTTCTTTTATCATCTTTTGGAGAGTGACGATGATAATCTTTTGCATATTGGTGCCTCTTTATTTAGTGGACCATTTGGTGAAAGTTGTTTTGTTCCTACTTTTGGTAGTAGTCACTCCGCATAATCCAAAGAGCTTTTCTCCGACGGTTTATGTTACACATGTACCTATTTATTAAGTAAAAATACATTTGAGAAATTAACATGATCTTGACATGaggttttaattttgaaattttaaattatttgaaaagaaaatgaaaaataactaaaataattcATTATCTTTTAACTAATCCTTATGGTTGatattttaatccaaaaacCATTTATTTTTTGTTCCATTAATTTTTTAGATGTATTTTccgaaattaattttaataaaaaaaatcaattttttcgtCACAAACAACGGGTATGTGCAAATACGCTAGTGTGTATTATGTGCCAATGACATAGTTAAGATTTTCAATCTATCCAACTAGAATTTTAAATTATcgaattatttaataatttgattTGAGTTATTCGGTCTAATATCAAATgagcaatgctacatgtacaacgaAATTTTTACAACAATTTTACACCACacaaattcaatacaaaaatttaatttattaaatgtcATGATATATTGAATGcaaaatatcacaatataatattaaaatatcacgacataattattataaatattattgtaGGATGTATTGGTTGAACATATAACATTATTCAATATCAAATTAATCAAAAAATTTCGAGGTGGCTTTCAATGTGGCTCTGCCACTGAATATACGTGTCTCGACTTTTAAAAGTTAGAAAATTATGCTCAAAACCACTTAAGATGTTTAatttaaaaatcatgatttaaaGAGATCTTTCAAACTAGACTGTCGGTGGAAATTTGGTTTTTAGGCTTATTGAAAAAACCGACTAAAGTGTTCCATGATCATCCCTAAGTAATCATCTTATAAACTTATTCTGTTCCTCTAAATTAGTATCTTATGTATAcattttaagaaaataatatggcatatatatatatatatatatatatataatataatataatataatattttaaaagtataATGGACAacataaagaaacaaaaattttaaaattttaaaaaaacattagtTCCGTTTGGACATATACTTTAGAAacatttttagtgttttatttgtgaaaaaaacttaaattgtgtgtttggataatatttttataaaatatttttgaaaaataatttttaaaaagtgttctccaaaaatagtttttaaagaacacttgaGAGGTGTTTTTAGAATAAAATTAAGGAAGACGAGGCTGAACAACGTAATTTTTGaaatcttaaaatatttttatagaatagttgtccaaatacatatttattcataaaacaactttttaaaaaatttataaaaaaattttataagtaCATGTCCAACCAAACGAAGCAACGATCTGTATTCCtttcttaaaattaaataatctttaCTAACTACTGTATAATGTTGGGGTAGTGGATTTGGATTAGGGATTGGGCTTTACCAGGATTTCAGAATAAAAAATTAAGACCGGTCCAAATTCTAGGCCCAATAGTCCGAGGCCTACAACACGCAGTGGCGATCATCTTATCTGGAGTGTGAGGTTGACTTAATGTGCATAGACGACGCTCAACATTTCGAATCCGCAGCCGCTGTGGCTTGGCTTGGATGGATATTTGTTTACCTTATCCTTTTCTCTCCAATCGTTTTCTCACAGCCTGTCTTTCTTTATCCAAGATCCCGATGTTGTTTTTAATCTTTTGCTGAAGCTGGAACTAAGTTTTTTCATCAATGGCAGCAATGATTTCATCCCACCGTTGTCCATTTTCTCATTTAACTGCCACCACGAAGTTTATTGCCCATAGGATTCCACCTAAGTGTGGCAAGGCTTCATTTTTAAATGCTTCTTCGACCCGGCAGTTTACACCTCTGTGTTCTTCTCAAAAGTCGAGTTCGTTTCTCCCTGCGGATGTACAGGCAAGCTCGTATACATGTTTCAAGATTTCTCTTGTTTGATAGATTTCTTGTGGGGGATGGATTGTGAATGAATGTTGATATTGGTGTGTGTAGTCTTTTGTCAGAAatttgaagtttgatatgggTTTGATGTGATTTATGTCTTGCAGAGGAGGGAT
It encodes:
- the LOC140890660 gene encoding RING-H2 finger protein ATL46-like isoform X2; this translates as MGRLLQYQAGILHLLVRFLTKNRSSLPTGRNLEASTSDALQRQLQQLFNLHESGLDQAFIDALPVFSYKEIVGQKEPLDCAVCLCEFSETDHLRLLPVCSHAFHISCIDTWLLSNSTCPLCRGILFDPDFTIENPIFDFNDFSGEDGFSGYGEHRSNTAFKRLEIEEVAQGKGVFPVRLGKFRKLDDETGDLGDETSSSKLDGRRCFSMGSYQYVVGDVNLSVSLGEDRSFQEPKAVKRREETSGCLDDESMEGKAIRIGTKTDSYSISKIWLWSKKGKFASSSDFRQDNSHSPNMNLPWMHRTEGV
- the LOC140890660 gene encoding RING-H2 finger protein ATL46-like isoform X1, whose product is MYQNDGLVNYPPSFMPSSSSSLGVGSSSQRESTPAPSSSASKISPAVLFIIVILSLLFFIAGILHLLVRFLTKNRSSLPTGRNLEASTSDALQRQLQQLFNLHESGLDQAFIDALPVFSYKEIVGQKEPLDCAVCLCEFSETDHLRLLPVCSHAFHISCIDTWLLSNSTCPLCRGILFDPDFTIENPIFDFNDFSGEDGFSGYGEHRSNTAFKRLEIEEVAQGKGVFPVRLGKFRKLDDETGDLGDETSSSKLDGRRCFSMGSYQYVVGDVNLSVSLGEDRSFQEPKAVKRREETSGCLDDESMEGKAIRIGTKTDSYSISKIWLWSKKGKFASSSDFRQDNSHSPNMNLPWMHRTEGV